A single genomic interval of Deinococcus fonticola harbors:
- the map gene encoding type I methionyl aminopeptidase: MTINNERDLEGMKRAGQVVAHTLRMLQSAAQPGVTPAELDRLAGELFARHGAFSAPRAEYGAPVNVFISVNDDIVHGLPTHRPLAAGDVVCLDVTPNVGGYVADAALTVAVPPVSPVASRLIACAEAAFAQAMKVARAGRPLNGIGRAIETEVRRRGFTLLRELQGHGVGRAIHEKPDVPNFYHPALKKPLHEGLVIAVEPMVSSGRSGRVRTLRDGWTLSTTDGGMAAHFEHTVMITSGAPLILTA, encoded by the coding sequence ATGACGATAAACAATGAACGTGATCTGGAAGGCATGAAGCGGGCCGGGCAGGTCGTCGCGCACACGCTGAGAATGTTGCAGAGCGCCGCCCAACCCGGCGTGACTCCGGCTGAACTCGACAGGTTGGCGGGGGAACTGTTCGCTCGACATGGGGCGTTTTCGGCGCCCCGTGCAGAGTACGGCGCGCCGGTCAACGTCTTCATCAGCGTGAATGACGACATCGTTCACGGCTTGCCGACCCACCGTCCCCTGGCGGCCGGCGACGTCGTGTGCCTCGATGTCACGCCGAATGTGGGCGGTTACGTTGCCGACGCGGCCCTGACCGTGGCGGTTCCCCCCGTTTCGCCTGTGGCTTCGCGCCTGATCGCCTGCGCTGAGGCGGCCTTTGCACAGGCCATGAAAGTGGCGCGGGCCGGCCGGCCGCTGAACGGGATCGGCCGGGCCATCGAAACGGAAGTCAGGCGGCGCGGCTTTACCCTGCTGCGTGAACTGCAGGGACACGGCGTTGGGCGCGCCATTCACGAGAAGCCGGATGTCCCCAACTTTTACCATCCCGCCCTGAAAAAACCGCTGCATGAGGGCCTGGTCATTGCGGTGGAACCGATGGTGTCCAGCGGCAGAAGCGGCCGTGTGCGCACGCTGCGCGACGGCTGGACCCTCTCCACCACGGATGGTGGAATGGCCGCCCATTTCGAACATACGGTCATGATTACCAGCGGTGCGCCCTTGATTTTGACGGCCTGA
- a CDS encoding SDR family NAD(P)-dependent oxidoreductase — MTQMNAGRRFSGKTVLVTGAGGGIGRAFALRFAREGAQVAVNDIKVEAAQAVVSEIQAAGGAAIPIHGDVSKKEVVDAFFDQTERELGRVDVLVNNAALISDQRHFLDADPDWWDALLNTNLRSMFLCARRAAPGMVKRRQGVIINVSSGGATRSHRGFTAYDAAKGGVEAFTRALALDLAPYGVRVNGVVPGFINTYGLSGADLAERARVVPLGRYGTAEDMTGAAAFLASDDASYITGQFIVVDGGVLVQQRSANVDTFPLSNFPDVPEEN, encoded by the coding sequence ATGACGCAAATGAATGCAGGACGGCGCTTCAGCGGCAAAACCGTGCTGGTCACGGGGGCGGGCGGCGGCATCGGGCGGGCGTTCGCGCTGCGGTTCGCGCGCGAGGGCGCCCAGGTGGCGGTCAACGACATCAAGGTCGAGGCGGCGCAGGCGGTGGTCTCGGAAATTCAGGCGGCGGGCGGCGCGGCCATCCCGATTCACGGCGACGTGTCGAAAAAAGAAGTTGTGGACGCTTTCTTCGACCAGACCGAGCGCGAACTGGGCCGGGTGGACGTGCTGGTGAACAACGCCGCGCTGATTTCGGATCAGCGGCATTTTCTGGACGCCGACCCCGACTGGTGGGACGCCCTGCTGAACACCAACCTGCGCAGCATGTTCCTGTGTGCCCGCCGCGCCGCGCCCGGCATGGTCAAACGCCGTCAGGGCGTCATCATCAACGTGTCCAGCGGCGGGGCCACCAGGTCTCACCGGGGCTTCACCGCCTACGACGCCGCGAAGGGAGGCGTGGAAGCGTTTACCCGCGCCCTCGCCCTTGACCTGGCGCCCTACGGCGTGCGCGTCAACGGTGTCGTGCCGGGGTTCATCAACACGTATGGCCTGAGCGGCGCAGACCTCGCCGAACGCGCCAGAGTCGTTCCGCTGGGCCGTTACGGCACCGCCGAGGACATGACCGGCGCGGCCGCATTTCTCGCCAGCGACGACGCCAGTTACATCACCGGGCAATTCATCGTCGTGGACGGCGGCGTGCTGGTGCAGCAGCGCAGCGCGAACGTGGACACCTTTCCCCTCAGCAACTTCCCGGACGTGCCGGAAGAAAATTAG
- a CDS encoding DinB family protein, which yields MLNAQAEADFREINAQYGSGAELSAQLAAELQALEGVIRRAGGEGWQQVRPGCEWSPAQEAEHIVLANEGSSKVIRLLLSDKPIPDMPQKYTDLKDGKRLAPPGTVPTGEATPEDLLARIAASREWLSVPVDASSERKFFHPAFGLIDPLGWLRVTAGHTRHHRERIEAGIS from the coding sequence ATGTTGAATGCACAGGCGGAAGCAGATTTTAGGGAAATAAACGCTCAGTACGGCAGTGGCGCGGAGCTTTCAGCGCAACTGGCGGCAGAATTGCAGGCGCTGGAGGGCGTGATTCGCCGGGCGGGCGGCGAGGGCTGGCAGCAGGTCAGGCCGGGGTGCGAGTGGTCGCCCGCGCAGGAAGCGGAACACATCGTGCTGGCGAACGAGGGAAGCAGCAAGGTCATTCGGCTGCTGCTGTCGGACAAACCCATCCCCGACATGCCGCAGAAATACACCGACCTGAAGGACGGCAAACGCCTGGCCCCGCCCGGAACGGTGCCTACGGGCGAAGCGACGCCCGAAGACCTGCTGGCCCGCATCGCCGCCAGCCGCGAGTGGTTGAGCGTGCCGGTGGACGCTTCCAGTGAACGGAAATTCTTTCACCCGGCGTTCGGCCTGATCGACCCGCTGGGCTGGCTGCGCGTGACTGCCGGGCACACGCGGCATCACCGCGAGAGAATCGAGGCCGGGATCTCATAA